One genomic region from Salvia hispanica cultivar TCC Black 2014 chromosome 2, UniMelb_Shisp_WGS_1.0, whole genome shotgun sequence encodes:
- the LOC125204001 gene encoding 40S ribosomal protein S24-1, giving the protein MADKAVTIRTRKFMTNRLLSRKQFIIDVLHPGRANVSKAELKEKLARMYEVKDTNAIFVFKFRTHFGGGKSTGFGLIYDSVENAKKFEPKYRLIRNGLDTKIEKSRKQMKERKNRAKKIRGVKKTKAGDAAKAGKKK; this is encoded by the exons ATGGCGGACAAGGCTGTCACAATTAGAACAAGGAAGTTCATGACAAATCGCCTCCTCTCGAGGAAGCAATTCATCATCGATGTGTTGCATCCAGGAAGAGCTAATGTTTCCAAG GCTGAGCTGAAGGAGAAGTTGGCTAGGATGTACGAGGTTAAGGATACAAATGCCATCTTTGTGTTCAAGTTCAGAACACACTTTGGTGGTGGCAAATCCACTGGCTTTGGCTTGATTTATGATTCTGTAGAAAATGCTAAGAAATTTGAGCCAAAATACAGACTAATCAGG AATGGCCTTGACACCAAGATTGAGAAGTCAAGGAAGCAAATGAAAGAACGCAAGAACAGAGCGAAGAAGATCCGTGGTGTCAAGAAG ACGAAGGCTGGAGATGCTGCCAAGGCTGGAAAGAAGAAATAA
- the LOC125203999 gene encoding pre-mRNA-splicing factor 18-like codes for MDILKQELMKKKQSLAQDVGGKKFFKRSEIEQKRLQRLREEEKRESEAKALRQKQLQQDHHSKDPKSSSNPNPNTENAKPNTESSSSSSKSLIEEQNIDNLNLPKQEVIRRLRFLKQPVTLFGEDDEARLDRLKYVLKTGLFEVDDDITEGQTNDFLRDIVELKKRQKSGIVSDRKRKSREDAGDDEDGGDGDKDLSGDGASSGADHDKDVKRMKANFEELCDEDKILVFFKKLLNEWNQELREMTETEKRTAKGKSMVATFKQCARYLSPLFKFCRKKVLPDDIRQALMIVVKCCMKRDYLAAMDHYIKMAIGNAPWPIGVTMVGIHERSAREKIYTNSVAHVMNDETTRKYLQSIKRLMTFAQRRYPTMPSKAVEFNSLANGSDLQSLLAEEMMSEGKQAEEKLLLMAAPKDD; via the exons ATGGATATTCTGAAGCAggaattgatgaagaaaaagCAAAGTCTGGCGCAGGACGTCGGCGGAAAGAAGTTTTTCAAGCGTTCGGAAATCGAGCAGAAACGCCTCCAGCGCCTGCGGGAGGAGGAGAAGCGCGAATCCGAGGCTAAAGCCCTCCGCCAGAAGCAGCTGCAGCAAGATCATCACAGCAAGGATCCGAAATCATCGTCAAACCCTAATCCGAACACCGAGAACGCCAAACCTAACACCgaatcctcctcctcctcctctaaATCCCTAATCGAGGAGCAAAACATCGACAATCTCAATCTGCCGAAGCAGGAGGTAATCCGCCGCCTTCGGTTCCTGAAACAGCCGGTGACGCTCTTCGGCGAAGACGATGAGGCGAGGCTCGACCGCCTGAAGTACGTGCTAAAGACGGGGCTTTTCGAGGTCGACGACGATATCACGGAAGGGCAGACGAATGACTTCCTGCGGGATATTGTGGAGCTGAAGAAGCGGCAGAAATCGGGGATTGTGAGTGATCGGAAGAGGAAGTCGAGGGAGGATGCTGGCGATGATGAGGACGGTGGGGATGGAGATAAGGATCTCAGCGGAGACGGGGCATCGTCCGGGGCTGATCACGACAAGGATGTTAAGAGAATGAAGGCGAATTTTGAGGAGTTGTGCGATGAGGATAAGATTCTGGTGTTTTTCAAGAAGTTGTTGAATGAGTGGAATCAGGAGCTTCGTGAGATGACCGAGACGGAGAAGAGGACTGCCAAAGGGAAGTCGATGGTGGCGACGTTTAAGCAATGTGCTCGCTATTTGAGTCCATTGTTCAAGTTCTGCAGAAAGAAG GTTCTTCCTGATGATATCCGGCAAGCATTGATGATTGTCGTCAAGTGCTGTATGAAACGTGACTACCTAGCTGCAATGGATCACTACATCAAAATGGCCATCGGGAATGCACCCTGGCCCATTGGAGTGACTATGGTTGGTATCCACGAACGTTCTGCGCGTGAGAAGATTTACACCAACAGTGTGGCACACGTCATGAACGATGAGACTACTCGTAAGTATTTACAATCTATCAAAAGGCTGATGACATTTGCCCAACGACGCTATCCAACAATGCCTTCCAAAGCTGTGGAGTTCAACAGCCTAGCCAACGGTAGTGATCTGCAGTCGCTGTTAGCGGAGGAGATGATGTCGGAAGGGAAACAAGCTGAGGAGAAGCTTCTATTGATGGCTGCTCCCAAGGATGACTAA